In the Bos taurus isolate L1 Dominette 01449 registration number 42190680 breed Hereford chromosome 21, ARS-UCD2.0, whole genome shotgun sequence genome, one interval contains:
- the SEMA7A gene encoding semaphorin-7A precursor, with protein MTPPPSRCTALGAPRARVSSSLARSRFPLWLLLQLVWTAAASQGHSKSGPRISAVWKGRAGQDHVDFGSTEPHTVLFHEPGSSSVWVGGRNRIYVFAFSKGRNASVRTVNIGSTKGSCRDKQDCGNYITLLEKQNEGLLACGTNARRPSCWILVNDSVEFLGERKGYAPFSPDENSLVLFDGDEVYSTIRKQEYNGKIPRFRRIKGEIELYTSDTVMQNPQFIKATIVHQDQAYDDKIYYFFREDNPDKNPEAPLNVSRVAQLCRGDQGGESSLSVSKWNTFLKAMLVCSDATTNKNFNRLQDVFLLPDPNGQWKDTRVYGVFSNPWNYSAVCVYSLGDIDKVFCTSSLKGYHSSLPNPRPGKCLPDRQPIPTETFQVADSHPEVVQRVEPMGPLKAPLFHSKYHYQKVVVHRMHASNGETFHVLYLTTDKGTIHKVLEPGEWEHGLVFNILEIQPFRRAAAIQAMSLDADRRKLYVNSQWEVSQVPLDLCELYTGGCHGCLMARDPYCGWYQDRCVSIYSSQEPVLQSISPVDPHKGCPNPKPEQAPLQKVSLAQNSRYYLSCPMESRHATYSWRHENSVEQSCEPGHQSPNCILFIENLTDLHYGHYYCEAQEDSYLREAQHWELLREDSAMTSQLLGHACTLATSLWLGVLPTLILGLLVH; from the exons ATGACACCGCCTCCGTCCAGATGCACCGCCCTCGGCGCCCCGCGAGCCCGCGTTTCCAGCTCTCTGGCTCGGTCCAGGTTCccgctgtggctgctgctgcagctggtcTGGACGGCCGCTGCCTCCCAAGGCCACTCGAAGAGCGGACCCCGCATCTCCGCTGTCTGGAAAG GCCGTGCAGGGCAGGACCATGTGGACTTCGGCTCAACTGAGCCACACACGGTGCTTTTCCACGAGCCAGGCAGCTCCTCCGTGTGGGTGGGCGGACGCAACAGAATCTATGtctttgccttctccaagggcaGGAACGCCTCCGTGCGCACG GTGAACATTGGCTCCACCAAGGGGTCCTGCCGGGACAAGCAG GACTGTGGGAACTACATCACACTCCTGGAGAAGCAGAACGAAGGGCTGCTGGCCTGTGGCACCAATGCTCGGCGCCCCAGCTGCTGGATCCTG GTGAACGACTCTGTGGAGTTTCTTGGGGAGAGGAAAGGTTATGCACCCTTCAGCCCGGATGAGAACTCCCTGGTTCTGTTTGATG GGGACGAGGTGTACTCTACCATCAGGAAGCAGGAGTATAATGGGAAGATCCCTAGGTTCCGCCGCATCAAGGGTGAGATCGAGCTGTACACCAGTGACACCGTCATGCAGA ACCCACAGTTCATCAAGGCCACCATCGTGCACCAAGACCAGGCCTATGATGACAAGATCTACTACTTCTTCCGAGAGGACAACCCTGACAAGAATCCCGAGGCCCCGCTCAACGTGTCCCGAGTGGCCCAGCTGTGCAGG gGGGACCAGGGTGGTGAGAGTTCACTGTCAGTCTCCAAGTGGAACACCTTCCTGAAAGCCATGCTGGTGTGCAGTGACGCCACCACCAATAAGAACTTCAACCGGCTCCAGGACGTCTTCCTGCTCCCCGACCCTAACGGCCAGTGGAAGGACACTAGGGTCTACGGCGTCTTCTCCAACCCCTG GAACTACTCGGCTGTCTGCGTGTACTCCCTCGGTGACATTGACAAGGTCTTCTGCACTTCCTCACTCAAGGGCTACCACTCGAGCCTCCCCAACCCACGGCCTGGCAAG TGCCTCCCAGACCGGCAGCCGATACCCACAGAGACCTTCCAGGTGGCCGACAGTCACCCTGAGGTGGTGCAGAGGGTGGAGCCCATGGGGCCTCTGAAGGCACCACTGTTCCACTCTAAGTACCACTACCAGAAAGTGGTTGTCCACCGCATGCACGCCAGCAATGGGGAGACCTTCCACGTGCTTTACCTAACCACAG ACAAGGGCACCATCCACAAGGTGCTGGAGCCGGGGGAGTGGGAGCACGGCCTTGTCTTCAACATCCTGGAGATCCAGCCCTTCCGCCGCGCGGCTGCTATCCAGGCCATGTCACTGGACGCTGACCGG aggAAACTGTATGTGAACTCCCAGTGGGAGGTGAGCCAGGTACCCCTGGACCTGTGTGAACTCTACACTGGGGGCTGTCATGGCTGCCTCATGGCCCGCGACCCCTACTGCGGCTGGTACCAGGACCGCTGTGTCTCCATCTACAGCTCCCAAGA gccagtgctgcagtccatcagtcCAGTCGACCCCCACAAGGGGTGCCCCAACCCGAAGCCAG AGCAGGCCCCGCTGCAGAAGGTTTCCCTGGCCCAGAACTCCCGCTACTACCTGAGCTGCCCCATGGAGTCTCGCCATGCCACCTACTCCTGGCGCCACGAGAACAGTGTGGAGCAGAGCTGTGAGCCCGGCCACCAGAGCCCCAACTGCATCCTGTTCATCGAGAACCTCACGGACCTCCATTATGGCCACTACTACTGCGAGGCCCAGGAGGACTCCTACCTCCGCGAAGCTCAGCACTGGGAGCTGCTGCGCGAGGACAGCGCCATGACCTCACAACTGCTGGGCCACGCCTGCACCCTGGCCACCAGCCTCTGGCTGGGTGTCCTGCCCACGCTCATTCTTGGCCTGCTGGTCCATTAG
- the SEMA7A gene encoding semaphorin-7A isoform X1 yields MGKLRPEKPGLAQHHPVRWAEPGPGRAGQDHVDFGSTEPHTVLFHEPGSSSVWVGGRNRIYVFAFSKGRNASVRTVNIGSTKGSCRDKQDCGNYITLLEKQNEGLLACGTNARRPSCWILVNDSVEFLGERKGYAPFSPDENSLVLFDGDEVYSTIRKQEYNGKIPRFRRIKGEIELYTSDTVMQNPQFIKATIVHQDQAYDDKIYYFFREDNPDKNPEAPLNVSRVAQLCRGDQGGESSLSVSKWNTFLKAMLVCSDATTNKNFNRLQDVFLLPDPNGQWKDTRVYGVFSNPWNYSAVCVYSLGDIDKVFCTSSLKGYHSSLPNPRPGKCLPDRQPIPTETFQVADSHPEVVQRVEPMGPLKAPLFHSKYHYQKVVVHRMHASNGETFHVLYLTTDKGTIHKVLEPGEWEHGLVFNILEIQPFRRAAAIQAMSLDADRRKLYVNSQWEVSQVPLDLCELYTGGCHGCLMARDPYCGWYQDRCVSIYSSQEPVLQSISPVDPHKGCPNPKPEQAPLQKVSLAQNSRYYLSCPMESRHATYSWRHENSVEQSCEPGHQSPNCILFIENLTDLHYGHYYCEAQEDSYLREAQHWELLREDSAMTSQLLGHACTLATSLWLGVLPTLILGLLVH; encoded by the exons atggggaaactgaggccagagaagcCAGGACTGGCCCAGCATCACCCAGTGAGATGGGCAGAGCCGGGACCAG GCCGTGCAGGGCAGGACCATGTGGACTTCGGCTCAACTGAGCCACACACGGTGCTTTTCCACGAGCCAGGCAGCTCCTCCGTGTGGGTGGGCGGACGCAACAGAATCTATGtctttgccttctccaagggcaGGAACGCCTCCGTGCGCACG GTGAACATTGGCTCCACCAAGGGGTCCTGCCGGGACAAGCAG GACTGTGGGAACTACATCACACTCCTGGAGAAGCAGAACGAAGGGCTGCTGGCCTGTGGCACCAATGCTCGGCGCCCCAGCTGCTGGATCCTG GTGAACGACTCTGTGGAGTTTCTTGGGGAGAGGAAAGGTTATGCACCCTTCAGCCCGGATGAGAACTCCCTGGTTCTGTTTGATG GGGACGAGGTGTACTCTACCATCAGGAAGCAGGAGTATAATGGGAAGATCCCTAGGTTCCGCCGCATCAAGGGTGAGATCGAGCTGTACACCAGTGACACCGTCATGCAGA ACCCACAGTTCATCAAGGCCACCATCGTGCACCAAGACCAGGCCTATGATGACAAGATCTACTACTTCTTCCGAGAGGACAACCCTGACAAGAATCCCGAGGCCCCGCTCAACGTGTCCCGAGTGGCCCAGCTGTGCAGG gGGGACCAGGGTGGTGAGAGTTCACTGTCAGTCTCCAAGTGGAACACCTTCCTGAAAGCCATGCTGGTGTGCAGTGACGCCACCACCAATAAGAACTTCAACCGGCTCCAGGACGTCTTCCTGCTCCCCGACCCTAACGGCCAGTGGAAGGACACTAGGGTCTACGGCGTCTTCTCCAACCCCTG GAACTACTCGGCTGTCTGCGTGTACTCCCTCGGTGACATTGACAAGGTCTTCTGCACTTCCTCACTCAAGGGCTACCACTCGAGCCTCCCCAACCCACGGCCTGGCAAG TGCCTCCCAGACCGGCAGCCGATACCCACAGAGACCTTCCAGGTGGCCGACAGTCACCCTGAGGTGGTGCAGAGGGTGGAGCCCATGGGGCCTCTGAAGGCACCACTGTTCCACTCTAAGTACCACTACCAGAAAGTGGTTGTCCACCGCATGCACGCCAGCAATGGGGAGACCTTCCACGTGCTTTACCTAACCACAG ACAAGGGCACCATCCACAAGGTGCTGGAGCCGGGGGAGTGGGAGCACGGCCTTGTCTTCAACATCCTGGAGATCCAGCCCTTCCGCCGCGCGGCTGCTATCCAGGCCATGTCACTGGACGCTGACCGG aggAAACTGTATGTGAACTCCCAGTGGGAGGTGAGCCAGGTACCCCTGGACCTGTGTGAACTCTACACTGGGGGCTGTCATGGCTGCCTCATGGCCCGCGACCCCTACTGCGGCTGGTACCAGGACCGCTGTGTCTCCATCTACAGCTCCCAAGA gccagtgctgcagtccatcagtcCAGTCGACCCCCACAAGGGGTGCCCCAACCCGAAGCCAG AGCAGGCCCCGCTGCAGAAGGTTTCCCTGGCCCAGAACTCCCGCTACTACCTGAGCTGCCCCATGGAGTCTCGCCATGCCACCTACTCCTGGCGCCACGAGAACAGTGTGGAGCAGAGCTGTGAGCCCGGCCACCAGAGCCCCAACTGCATCCTGTTCATCGAGAACCTCACGGACCTCCATTATGGCCACTACTACTGCGAGGCCCAGGAGGACTCCTACCTCCGCGAAGCTCAGCACTGGGAGCTGCTGCGCGAGGACAGCGCCATGACCTCACAACTGCTGGGCCACGCCTGCACCCTGGCCACCAGCCTCTGGCTGGGTGTCCTGCCCACGCTCATTCTTGGCCTGCTGGTCCATTAG